From Plectropomus leopardus isolate mb unplaced genomic scaffold, YSFRI_Pleo_2.0 unplaced_scaffold86968, whole genome shotgun sequence:
GGTTCGGAGTAGAAATGGGTATTAGTTTTAAAGTCAAGTACTTGTAGTAGTATTATAGTAGTACTGTAGTAGTTGgtgtagaagtagtagtagtgtaGTAGTACTGCAGTAGAAGCAGAAAACAATGACATCTCATTGTCACCTTTAacctttttatttgttaaatacATAGATTCAAAcatacaaaactttatttaaatcaaacacaactgagttcagcacaaacacatcatcatcaccgcTGCCGCTCCTCAGACCGCCGctgcatcacttcctgtttgccCATCTCTACACGCTGATTGGTTCCTGCTGGTTGTTTTGACGTTTCACCACAAAAACTTTCTGACCGGAGACCGTCATCGTGTAGACAAAGTCCTCTAAGACCACTAAAGACACAACACAGGGGACATTGAGACAAGAGGACAGGTGACaccgggggggggggtcacCTGTAGGCTGTTTACctgaatgcgtgtgtgtgtgtgtctgtgtgtgtgtctgtgtgcgtgtgtgtgtgtgtgtgtgttacctgacATGCGTTTGAATGGCGGCTCGGCTGACCCTGGTAGCTTGAAGCGTGCAGCTGT
This genomic window contains:
- the lamtor4 gene encoding ragulator complex protein LAMTOR4; translated protein: PLTPVAPPPQSAGELENDEHTAGVMMQMVRTAARFKLPGSAEPPFKRMSVVLEDFVYTMTVSGQKVFVVKRQNNQQEPISV